In a single window of the Dreissena polymorpha isolate Duluth1 chromosome 3, UMN_Dpol_1.0, whole genome shotgun sequence genome:
- the LOC127872599 gene encoding receptor-type tyrosine-protein phosphatase mu-like, translating to MVGDSWRMVWEQDVHIIVMVTNLVEEGKMKCLKYWGERTPTIHGSFSITLLEDRDYSYYTIRTIRLHEQDNPNASRTVTQLNYTTWPDKSVPTSSTSLVDFWRKVRCEKRKAKQPWLVHCSAGVGRTGTFIAMDVLYDQGKSTGTIDIPQCVTNLRSQRVNMVQTASQYRYLYKLTLEMLVLPSEPVTAELLAEAGLEKMYQDLCTEESLYADDNSYKSATSDSNKSKNRSMDILAPDEYRPYLSSNIPDTTDYINAVVMPSFKLPARFIITQAPLEHTFVDFCRLIIEREIGLLLSFDDSLPKVGTFIPGESETRSFSGISLTGISREQKEGSDFHTRSFDLTLKQKVIKDPLKICKTTH from the exons ATGGTAGGCGACTCCTGGAGAATGGTTTGGGAACAGGATGTCCATATAATTGTGATGGTTACAAATCTTGTCGAAGAAGGAAAG ATGAAATGTTTAAAGTACTGGGGCGAAAGAACACCGACAATACACGGTAGCTTTTCGATCACTCTCCTAGAGGATAGAGATTATTCGTATTATACAATCCGAACTATAAGGTTGCACGAACAG GATAATCCAAATGCAAGTCGAACTGTGACCCAGTTGAACTACACGACCTGGCCCGATAAAAGCGTGCCGACCAGCAGCACAAGCCTCGTTGATTTCTGGAGAAAGGTTAGATGTGAAAAGAGGAAGGCAAAACAACCTTGGCTAGTTCATTGCAG TGCTGGCGTTGGGCGCACGGGGACCTTTATTGCAATGGATGTTCTCTACGACCAAGGAAAGAGCACAGGGACCATTGATATCCCACAGTGTGTGACCAATCTAAGGTCACAAAGGGTAAACATGGTGCAGACAGCG AGCCAGTACCGGTACTTGTACAAACTGACCCTGGAAATGTTGGTACTGCCCTCAGAACCCGTGACTGCGGAGCTGCTGGCTGAAGCCGGGCTTGAGAAAATGTATCAA GATTTATGCACGGAGGAATCTCTGTATGCAGACGATAATTCGTACAAATCAGCAACGTCCGATTCGAATAAGAGTAAAAATAGATCGATGGACATCCTTGCAC CTGATGAATATCGCCCGTACTTGTCATCCAACATTCCGGACACGACCGATTACATCAATGCTGTGGTTATGCCG AGTTTTAAGCTGCCAGCAAGGTTCATCATAACACAGGCTCCTCTAGAACATACATTTGTTGATTTCTGCAGATTGATAATTGAAAGGGAAATTGGACTTTTACTTTCGTTTGACGATTCTTTACCTAAG GTAGGTACATTTATCCCAGGTGAAAGTGAAACGCGGTCGTTTTCAGGGATAAGTTTGACAGGTATATCGCGTGAACAGAAGGAAGGTTCTGACTTTCATACAAGATCGTTCGACCTTACACTCAAACAAAAGGTAATCAAAGACCCATTGAAAATTTGCAAAACTACACATTGA
- the LOC127873692 gene encoding receptor-type tyrosine-protein phosphatase C-like has protein sequence MDMLRHTRNISKSEAPILAQCLNGTDKSGLFVVLWNILEHLDTDGEVSIPRVIRHLRLRRKQIIPNFAQIKFCADCIRGYCEDETSNTYVNL, from the exons ATGGATATGTTGCGTCACACCCGAAACATTTCCAAAAGTGAAGCACCAATTCTGGCTCAATGTCT AAATGGCACCGACAAGAGCGGTCTGTTTGTGGTGTTATGGAACATTCTAGAACACTTGGATACTGACGGCGAGGTCTCCATACCACGTGTCATCAGGCACTTGAGGCTGAGGAGAAAACAGATTATACCAAATTTC GCCCAGATCAAGTTTTGTGCCGACTGCATTCGTGGTTATTGTGAAGATGAAACGAGCAACACGTACGTCAACTTGTAG
- the LOC127872600 gene encoding leucine-rich repeat-containing protein 74B-like, with protein MRQSYSRICGLEHITPCGSFQRQISDTVADISNSMLGPLDIKCICVALSNNVCIKELDLSGNDLSDKGAVYLAEALHENYTIDDLSVSECSISLDGLRDLCSILLEMKPMKRIDMSKNNFGTQHVLLLAEVIKKNDYIEELVLSGNAIDNIGGTHIGKALMSNVGIKTLDLSWNHIRLQGAVSVCSALRFNQTLEDLDLSWNGLGEEGCKALGAALPLNHTLRQLDISSNRVSFQALMGLLPGLLRNDSLKLIRINSNPMTTDGAIAILKYLIKSDTSQLKDIHMSDIPINSEFLDALNELQKIRDIKVYHRYLNNKKITPIIRERTLHDHDPAMVLFEYMKQENIRLIDLFRTFDTDFSQALTKDELRDGFIKINMPLSDEALDTLFDRFDIDQNSQIEYSEVRSNYRKTISKMKYMTSVRHSDSENCFQKQLQNLVKKALAEKRTTYVLNAKKKLQRRISLTAIFKSANPNISFS; from the exons ATGCGCCAATCTTACAGTCGTATTTGTGGCCTCGAACACATCACACCATGTGGTAGTTTTCAACGTCAAATCTCCGATACCGTTGCGGACATATCCAACAGCATGTTAGGACCGCTAGACATCAAGTGTATCTGCGTAGCGTTGAGC AATAACGTTTGCATTAAGGAGTTAGATCTATCCGGCAACGACCTGAGCGATAAAGGCGCCGTGTACCTGGCAGAGGCCCTCCATGAAAACTACACTATTGACGACCTG AGTGTTTCCGAGTGCAGTATAAGTCTGGACGGATTAAGAGACCTTTGCAGTATTCTCCTCGAAATGAAGCCAATGAAACGAATCGACATGTCGA aaaaCAATTTTGGGACGCAGCATGTTTTGCTTCTTGCAGAAGTCATAAAG AAAAACGACTATATCGAAGAATTAGTTCTTTCCGGCAATGCTATCGACAACATAGGAGGAACACACATTGGAAAGGCATTAA tgAGTAATGTTGGAATCAAGACTTTGGATCTCAGTTGGAACCACATCCGCTTACAGGGTGCCGTCAGCGTGTGCTCTGCACTACGG TTTAACCAGACCCTCGAAGACCTCGACCTTTCCTGGAACGGTCTCGGCGAGGAAGGATGCAAGGCACTGGGCGCGGCGCTTCCGTTAAACCACACCCTGAGGCAGCTTGACATCTCCAGTAACCGCGTCAGTTTCCAGGCTCTTATGGGCCTTTTACCTGGTTTACTCAGGAACGACTCACTGAAATTAATTCGA ATAAATTCCAACCCGATGACGACAGATGGAGCTATTGCTATATTGAAGTATCTAATTAAATCCGACACATCACAACTCAAAGACATTCACATGAGT GATATCCCAATAAACTCCGAGTTTCTAGACGCCCTAAATGAGCTACAGAAGATCAGAGATATCAAGGTGTATCACCGCTACCTTAACAATAAGAAAATCACACCGATTATACGGGAGAGGACGCTACACGACCACGACCCAGCGATggtgttgtttgagtacatgaaACAGGAGAATATAAGGCTGATAGATCTCTTTAGGACGTTTGACACTGACTTCAGTCAAGCTTTGACCAAGGATGAGCTCAGGGACGGCTTCATT AAAATCAATATGCCTCTGAGCGATGAAGCGCTGGACACGTTGTTTGACAGATTCGATATTGACCAAAACTCACAAATAGAATACAG CGAGGTGAGGTCAAACTATCGCAAAACGATCTCCAAGATGAAATACATGACATCGGTGAGGCACTCTGACAGCGAGAACTGCTTCCAGAAACAGCTTCAGAATCTTGTAAAGAAAGCTCTTGCAGAAAAACGGACCACCTATGTGTTGAATGCCAAGAAGAAACTCCAGAGACGAATATCTTTGACGGCGATATTTAAGAGCGCAAATCCGAACATTTCTTTCAGTTAA